The following proteins are encoded in a genomic region of Paenibacillus sp. FSL R7-0273:
- a CDS encoding glutamine--tRNA ligase/YqeY domain fusion protein, which translates to MIAVENRGTPSNFIKNIITEDLSSGKVQEVVTRFPPEPNGYLHIGHAKAIWINFTLADEFGGKTNLRFDDTNPLKEDTEYVNSIKEDVKWLGYEWEELRFASDYFNEMYERAELLIQKGKAYVDDLSADQIRELRGTLTEPGKNSPYRERSSEESLDLFRRMRAGEFKDGEKVLRAKIDMASPNINLRDPVIYRISHTHHHNTGDAWCIYPMYTFAHPLEDAIEAVTHSLCSLEFEDQRPFYDWVIAECEMPAAPHQYEFGRLNLAQTVTSKRKLKLLVDEGHVDGWDDPRMPTISGLRRRGYTPEAIRNFVHETGISKSQGLVDLQMLEHFIREDLKLTVPRTMSVLRPLKVVITNYPEGQTEYFEIENNVENPEMGNRQIPFSREIYIERDDFMEVPPNKYFRLFPGNEVRLKNAYFIKCNDFIKDENGEVVELHCTYDPETRSGSGFTGRKVKGTLHWVDASQAVPAEFRLYEPLISAEEADAEAEVEGLEVSAGKPEPTFLDQLNPNSLQILQGFVEPGLKDSVPQDKFQFFRHGYFNVDSKYSTPEHLVFNLVVSLKSSFQPGK; encoded by the coding sequence TTGATAGCTGTGGAGAACCGTGGAACCCCCTCCAATTTCATTAAGAATATTATTACCGAAGATTTGAGCTCAGGTAAAGTACAAGAAGTGGTCACCCGCTTTCCGCCGGAGCCGAACGGTTATTTACATATCGGACATGCCAAGGCGATCTGGATTAACTTTACACTGGCTGATGAATTCGGCGGCAAAACAAACCTGCGCTTCGACGACACCAATCCGCTAAAAGAGGATACGGAATATGTGAACTCCATCAAGGAGGATGTGAAGTGGCTCGGTTATGAGTGGGAGGAGCTGCGTTTTGCGTCCGACTATTTTAACGAGATGTATGAACGGGCCGAGCTGCTGATCCAAAAAGGCAAAGCCTATGTGGACGACCTGTCCGCCGATCAGATCCGTGAGCTGCGCGGCACACTGACTGAGCCCGGCAAAAACAGCCCGTACCGCGAGCGCAGCAGCGAAGAGAGTCTTGACCTGTTCCGGCGTATGCGTGCAGGTGAATTCAAGGACGGGGAAAAGGTGCTGCGTGCCAAGATTGACATGGCTTCGCCGAATATTAACCTGCGCGACCCGGTTATCTACCGGATTTCGCATACCCATCACCATAATACAGGCGATGCCTGGTGTATCTACCCGATGTATACCTTTGCCCATCCGCTGGAGGATGCTATTGAAGCCGTGACCCACTCCCTGTGCTCCCTGGAGTTCGAGGACCAGCGCCCGTTCTACGACTGGGTTATCGCTGAATGCGAGATGCCGGCTGCGCCGCATCAGTATGAGTTCGGCCGTCTTAATCTGGCCCAGACGGTGACCAGCAAGCGCAAGCTGAAGCTGCTGGTGGATGAAGGCCATGTCGACGGCTGGGATGATCCGCGTATGCCGACCATCTCCGGACTGCGCCGCCGCGGCTATACGCCGGAAGCGATCCGCAACTTTGTACATGAGACGGGGATCTCCAAAAGCCAGGGCCTCGTGGACCTGCAGATGCTGGAGCATTTTATCCGTGAGGATCTGAAGCTGACCGTGCCGCGGACCATGTCGGTGCTGCGGCCGCTGAAGGTCGTGATTACGAATTATCCGGAAGGCCAGACGGAGTATTTTGAGATTGAGAACAATGTGGAGAATCCGGAAATGGGCAACCGCCAGATTCCGTTCTCCCGTGAAATCTACATTGAACGCGATGACTTCATGGAAGTGCCGCCGAACAAATACTTCCGCCTCTTCCCTGGCAATGAGGTGCGCCTGAAGAACGCCTACTTCATCAAATGTAACGACTTCATTAAGGATGAGAACGGCGAAGTGGTGGAGCTGCATTGCACCTATGATCCGGAGACAAGAAGCGGCAGCGGCTTTACCGGCCGTAAAGTCAAAGGCACCCTGCACTGGGTCGATGCCAGTCAGGCTGTTCCGGCGGAGTTCCGCCTGTATGAGCCGCTGATCTCGGCTGAAGAGGCTGATGCCGAGGCTGAGGTTGAAGGCCTTGAGGTGTCTGCCGGCAAGCCGGAGCCAACCTTCCTTGATCAGCTCAACCCGAACTCACTGCAGATCCTGCAGGGCTTCGTCGAGCCGGGTCTGAAGGACAGCGTGCCGCAGGACAAGTTCCAGTTCTTCCGCCACGGCTACTTTAACGTGGACAGCAAATATTCGACCCCTGAACACCTCGTGTTCAACCTGGTCGTATCGCTGAAAAGCTCATTCCAGCCTGGCAAATAA
- a CDS encoding DUF2164 domain-containing protein — protein MKPIKLPKEQRDLITENIRSYFEAERGETIGHLAADNLLEFFLKELGPAIYNGALSDCRTLAVQRMQSLEEDIYALEWKKR, from the coding sequence ATGAAGCCAATCAAGCTGCCCAAAGAGCAGCGCGATCTCATCACCGAGAACATCCGCAGCTACTTTGAAGCGGAGCGCGGCGAAACGATCGGCCATCTCGCAGCGGACAATCTGCTGGAATTTTTCCTGAAGGAGCTCGGGCCGGCCATCTATAACGGGGCGCTCAGCGACTGCCGGACCCTTGCTGTACAGCGCATGCAGTCACTGGAAGAGGATATTTACGCCCTCGAATGGAAAAAGCGTTAA
- a CDS encoding GNAT family N-acetyltransferase, translating to MFNYVIDDELVLKLLMPEHARPMFALVERSRLRLRQWLPWVDGVSEEAHIAAFIKNAVRQGSENGGFTAGLWVRGELAGIIGYHEIDWPSRSAGIGYWLGEGYEGNGYMTSACRVFVDYALLEMELNRIEIRCATGNKPSRAIPERLGFVFEGVLRQSEKLPHGYVNHAVYGLLRSEWKLLG from the coding sequence ATGTTTAACTATGTCATTGATGATGAGCTTGTGCTGAAGCTGCTGATGCCCGAGCACGCACGCCCGATGTTCGCGCTGGTCGAGCGCTCACGGCTGCGGCTGCGGCAGTGGCTGCCCTGGGTAGACGGTGTAAGTGAAGAGGCGCATATTGCCGCCTTCATCAAAAATGCCGTCAGGCAGGGCAGCGAAAACGGCGGGTTCACCGCCGGACTGTGGGTCCGCGGAGAGCTTGCCGGCATCATCGGGTATCACGAAATCGACTGGCCGAGCCGTTCAGCCGGCATCGGCTACTGGCTGGGCGAAGGCTACGAGGGCAACGGCTATATGACCAGTGCCTGCAGGGTGTTTGTCGATTATGCCCTGCTGGAAATGGAGCTGAACCGGATCGAAATCCGCTGTGCGACCGGCAACAAACCAAGCCGGGCCATTCCCGAACGGCTGGGCTTCGTGTTCGAGGGTGTGCTCCGCCAGTCAGAGAAGCTGCCGCACGGCTATGTGAACCATGCCGTCTACGGCCTGCTGCGCAGTGAGTGGAAGCTGCTCGGCTGA
- a CDS encoding MOSC domain-containing protein, with product MEVISLNVGKPVTVDYRGKPLETGIYKLPAEGPVRLHALGFDGDGQADLINHGGVNRAVCVYPIEHYTFWEEHLGKKLAYSAFGENITVSGLLETEVCIGDVYEIGTALLQVSQPRFPCFKLSQKHGANDMPAKVLSTGYSGFYFRVLREGAVGAGDPVVKVESGEGDYTVRRVLKAMEVGRKDKTDLRELAELGALTDEIRDDFKKWLERA from the coding sequence ATGGAAGTCATTTCGCTTAATGTAGGCAAGCCTGTAACGGTAGATTACCGCGGCAAGCCGCTGGAGACAGGGATTTACAAGCTGCCTGCGGAAGGGCCGGTACGGCTCCACGCTTTGGGCTTCGACGGTGACGGCCAGGCGGATCTCATCAATCACGGGGGTGTTAACCGGGCAGTCTGTGTCTACCCGATCGAGCATTATACGTTTTGGGAGGAGCACCTCGGCAAAAAGCTGGCGTATTCCGCCTTTGGTGAGAATATTACGGTAAGCGGGCTGCTGGAGACAGAGGTCTGTATCGGTGATGTGTACGAGATTGGTACAGCCCTGCTGCAGGTCAGCCAGCCGCGCTTCCCGTGCTTTAAGCTTTCGCAGAAGCACGGCGCAAATGACATGCCGGCCAAGGTGCTGTCCACCGGGTACAGCGGCTTTTATTTCCGCGTGCTGCGTGAAGGCGCGGTTGGTGCCGGCGACCCTGTTGTAAAGGTTGAGTCCGGTGAGGGAGATTATACAGTCCGGCGAGTGCTCAAGGCGATGGAGGTCGGACGGAAGGATAAGACAGATCTCAGGGAGCTGGCTGAGCTTGGCGCGCTGACCGATGAGATCCGCGATGACTTCAAGAAATGGCTGGAGCGGGCGTAG
- a CDS encoding GNAT family N-acetyltransferase, which produces MQQINEGSLTIRPSEFRDVRELILLDNMIWTEDTTPGPLMWRSREDYLLHAPPGSQLVALQNGELCGYVGFGCPSGMESNRHVCEVNIAIDPQFQRQGIGSRLIEAIKQHAAAHGIRKLRLRVLSSNKPALAFYRKCGFEEEGRLKEEFYLGGQYVDEVFMGCMLNGGNQNGSHFA; this is translated from the coding sequence ATGCAGCAAATTAATGAAGGCTCGCTCACGATCCGGCCCTCGGAATTCAGGGATGTGCGTGAGCTGATCCTGCTTGATAATATGATCTGGACAGAAGATACAACACCGGGACCGTTAATGTGGCGTTCCCGTGAGGATTATCTGCTGCATGCACCGCCGGGCTCCCAGCTTGTGGCGCTGCAGAATGGTGAGCTGTGCGGCTATGTCGGCTTTGGCTGTCCCAGCGGCATGGAGAGCAACCGTCATGTCTGCGAGGTGAACATCGCGATCGATCCGCAGTTTCAGCGCCAGGGGATCGGCAGCAGGCTGATAGAAGCGATCAAACAGCATGCGGCAGCGCATGGCATCCGTAAGCTGCGGCTGCGTGTGCTGTCGAGCAATAAGCCGGCGCTTGCTTTTTACCGTAAATGCGGCTTTGAGGAAGAAGGCCGGCTGAAGGAAGAATTTTACCTGGGCGGGCAATATGTTGATGAGGTTTTTATGGGCTGTATGCTGAATGGAGGGAATCAGAATGGAAGTCATTTCGCTTAA
- a CDS encoding MFS transporter, which translates to MKFLQDYPREIKVFLIASLVNATGSALMWPLVTMYVFEELGRSMQDAGIVIAIQSFGGIAGQLLGGSLYHKLGVKRLIVGALAMNAMALFALPVSSSNWYLFMVVMGLVGLFNSMAQPAIQAFVGFRFAERRGELFNIIYVANNIGVALGTILSGFLADISYMLSFVMNGLTSAIFAVFFLVYLRKITSHPVQEVPHKARTREQSGWKLAGNTRLYLYLSLGTMFLLVGNSVWNTGVSPFIISEGWSKSLYSFLWTLNGILIFAAQPVISLIKRWFAGTSNAQMTASAVFYLSGYGVILLMPSYPGLVLAMVLATLGEMLISPATPAFIADTAGRNAPFYMGLSGGIGAAGRVIGPALMGGLFDRGGLAPTGWLACGMAVLAVGFFVIHAYVNRPARNLEQNAV; encoded by the coding sequence ATGAAGTTTTTGCAGGACTATCCTAGGGAGATCAAAGTATTTCTGATTGCAAGCCTGGTTAATGCGACCGGCAGTGCACTCATGTGGCCACTGGTAACGATGTATGTATTTGAGGAGCTCGGACGCAGTATGCAGGATGCAGGGATCGTTATCGCGATCCAGTCCTTCGGAGGCATCGCCGGACAGCTGCTGGGCGGCTCGCTCTATCATAAGCTGGGGGTTAAACGCCTGATTGTCGGTGCGCTGGCTATGAATGCAATGGCCCTGTTCGCACTGCCTGTATCCAGCTCAAACTGGTATTTATTTATGGTCGTTATGGGACTTGTCGGCCTGTTTAATTCGATGGCCCAGCCTGCCATCCAGGCTTTTGTCGGCTTCCGTTTCGCTGAGCGGCGCGGTGAGCTGTTCAATATTATTTATGTAGCCAATAATATCGGAGTGGCGCTCGGCACGATACTCAGCGGATTTCTCGCGGATATCTCCTATATGCTGAGCTTTGTGATGAACGGGCTGACCTCAGCCATTTTTGCTGTGTTTTTCCTGGTGTATTTGCGTAAAATCACCAGCCATCCGGTGCAGGAGGTGCCGCACAAAGCCCGGACCCGGGAGCAGTCAGGCTGGAAGCTGGCGGGCAATACCCGGCTGTACCTCTATCTGTCGCTGGGAACCATGTTTCTGCTGGTCGGCAACTCTGTCTGGAATACGGGAGTTTCCCCGTTTATTATTTCGGAGGGCTGGTCCAAAAGCCTCTACAGCTTTCTCTGGACGCTTAACGGCATCCTGATCTTTGCCGCCCAGCCGGTGATAAGCCTGATTAAACGCTGGTTCGCCGGTACTTCCAATGCCCAGATGACGGCAAGCGCTGTATTTTACCTGAGCGGGTATGGGGTCATTCTGCTGATGCCGAGCTATCCGGGCCTTGTGCTGGCGATGGTTCTGGCGACGCTAGGTGAGATGCTGATCTCGCCGGCAACCCCGGCCTTTATTGCAGATACCGCCGGCCGTAACGCCCCGTTCTATATGGGACTCAGCGGCGGGATCGGGGCAGCCGGCAGAGTGATCGGCCCGGCCCTGATGGGCGGCCTGTTTGACCGGGGCGGGCTTGCGCCCACCGGATGGCTTGCCTGCGGCATGGCGGTGCTGGCAGTCGGATTTTTTGTGATCCATGCCTATGTTAACCGGCCAGCCCGTAATCTGGAGCAAAATGCGGTATAA
- a CDS encoding molybdopterin-containing oxidoreductase family protein, with protein sequence MKHSKDGIFPAVCPLDCPDTCGLLLHKQDGRIVKVEGNPAHPVTKGAICNKVRNMAGRVHHPERLMHPLRRTGPKGSGAFEQISWDEAIAEIAGRYKQLSAEHGPESILPYYFYGNMGVLSVGGMDRRFFNRLGASRLDAKICNAAGTTGWAYTMGMDGGASPEDTVNADLIIVWGGNIVSTNMHQVVFAEQARKRGAKIVVIDVHRNRTAQWGDWFLPLYPGTDAALALGLMHILFRDGLTDEAFLQKYTLGHEELRQQALGYPPELVSEITGVPAADIEQLAKLYGEARVPYIHIGNGLQHHDNGGMNVRSIACLPALVGAWLKPGGGAIRSNGGYSSVNSQALARPGLRSNPARSINMNRIGEVLAQQEQPVKSLFVYGTNPLVVAPSADKVKAGFAREDLFTVVHDLFMTDTAMYADIVLPAASTFENTDLYSSYWHHYIQLQEPVLERPGECKSNVELFSLLGQAMGFEPEIFGQSEEEMITEALNYPDNPYLNGVTLERLKAERFVKLDMTPKAHFLETLPTPSGRIELYSAAMEEAGLPPLPVYTPLKEGYDGVRRPEQGTAYPLMFISPPNHNFLNSTFGNVEKHQRMEKAPVLQIHPVDAAAREIADGDEITVYNGRGAVEITAMVTDKMLPGTVISQGLWWGSKGKQQRVNVLTPDRLSDMDGGATFFSATVEVKKREKALAVPGSV encoded by the coding sequence TTGAAGCATAGCAAGGACGGTATTTTTCCGGCGGTTTGTCCGCTGGACTGCCCTGATACCTGCGGCCTGCTGCTCCATAAGCAGGACGGCCGGATTGTAAAGGTTGAGGGAAACCCTGCACATCCGGTAACCAAGGGAGCGATCTGCAACAAGGTGCGGAACATGGCCGGACGGGTGCACCATCCGGAGCGGCTGATGCACCCGCTGCGCCGCACCGGCCCGAAGGGCAGCGGGGCTTTTGAACAGATCAGCTGGGACGAGGCAATCGCCGAGATCGCCGGCCGTTATAAGCAGCTGTCTGCCGAACACGGGCCGGAGAGTATTCTGCCGTATTATTTCTATGGAAATATGGGCGTGCTTAGCGTAGGCGGGATGGACCGCCGCTTCTTTAACAGGCTTGGCGCAAGCCGCCTGGACGCCAAGATATGTAATGCAGCCGGAACAACCGGCTGGGCGTACACGATGGGCATGGACGGGGGAGCCAGTCCTGAGGATACGGTAAACGCTGATCTGATCATCGTCTGGGGCGGCAACATTGTCAGCACCAATATGCACCAGGTTGTTTTTGCGGAGCAGGCCCGCAAACGCGGCGCAAAGATTGTTGTCATTGATGTGCACCGCAACCGGACCGCCCAGTGGGGCGACTGGTTTCTGCCGCTGTATCCGGGCACGGATGCTGCACTGGCACTTGGCCTGATGCACATTCTGTTCCGCGACGGGCTGACGGATGAAGCTTTTCTGCAAAAGTATACTTTAGGACATGAAGAGCTGCGCCAGCAGGCGCTGGGCTATCCGCCGGAGCTGGTGTCAGAGATAACCGGTGTGCCTGCGGCGGACATCGAGCAGCTGGCGAAGCTGTACGGTGAAGCCAGAGTGCCGTATATCCACATCGGCAACGGGCTGCAGCATCATGACAACGGCGGGATGAACGTCCGCAGCATTGCCTGCCTGCCCGCGTTGGTCGGTGCCTGGCTGAAGCCGGGGGGCGGGGCAATCAGGTCCAACGGCGGCTATAGCTCTGTAAATTCGCAGGCGTTGGCCCGGCCCGGGCTGCGGAGCAATCCGGCGCGCAGCATTAATATGAACCGGATCGGAGAGGTGCTGGCTCAGCAGGAGCAGCCGGTTAAGAGCTTGTTCGTCTACGGCACGAATCCGCTGGTTGTGGCGCCGAGTGCCGATAAGGTAAAGGCGGGCTTTGCCCGGGAGGACCTGTTCACGGTCGTGCATGATCTGTTCATGACTGATACGGCGATGTATGCCGATATTGTGCTGCCGGCAGCCTCAACCTTTGAAAATACTGACCTGTACAGCTCGTATTGGCATCACTATATACAGCTGCAGGAGCCGGTGCTGGAGCGGCCGGGCGAGTGCAAGAGCAATGTGGAGCTTTTCTCGCTGCTGGGACAGGCTATGGGCTTTGAGCCTGAGATTTTCGGCCAGTCTGAAGAGGAAATGATTACTGAGGCGCTTAATTATCCGGACAACCCGTACTTGAACGGGGTAACACTGGAGCGGCTGAAGGCCGAGCGGTTCGTCAAGCTGGATATGACGCCGAAGGCGCATTTTCTGGAGACGCTGCCGACCCCTTCGGGCCGGATCGAGCTCTACTCCGCAGCCATGGAGGAAGCTGGCCTGCCGCCGCTGCCTGTCTATACGCCGCTTAAGGAGGGCTACGACGGAGTACGGCGTCCGGAGCAGGGGACAGCGTATCCGCTGATGTTCATCTCTCCGCCAAACCATAACTTCCTGAATTCCACCTTCGGCAATGTGGAGAAGCATCAGCGGATGGAAAAAGCACCGGTCCTGCAGATTCATCCTGTAGATGCAGCAGCCCGCGAAATTGCGGACGGTGATGAGATCACCGTGTACAACGGCAGAGGTGCAGTGGAAATCACAGCCATGGTGACGGATAAGATGCTGCCGGGCACCGTGATCAGCCAGGGGCTATGGTGGGGCAGCAAAGGAAAGCAGCAGCGGGTCAATGTACTTACGCCGGACCGGCTGAGTGATATGGACGGCGGGGCAACCTTTTTCTCCGCTACGGTAGAAGTGAAAAAGCGGGAAAAGGCACTAGCCGTGCCCGGATCTGTCTGA
- a CDS encoding formate/nitrite transporter family protein, which produces MAYNKPQQIAEVTVENGIKKVHNPLAAVLILGFLGGAFISLGFLLDIRVIANAPAEWGSIANFIGAAVFPVGLIMVLLAGGELLTGNMMAVPLAFIAKKISFWDVIKNLVLITLSNLAGALFVAYFFGHVVGLTAEGVYLEKLIDMAEHKIDVTFVQAFVSGIGCNWLVALAVWLSYGADNFSGKILGIWFPTMAFVAIGFQHVVANMFLIPAAIFEGHFTWLDYFNNFVPVWLGNLTGGAVFVAAAYYMTYLRKAPAAVQPVEGVAAASSVKKHA; this is translated from the coding sequence ATGGCATACAACAAACCGCAACAGATTGCCGAGGTAACGGTGGAGAACGGAATCAAGAAGGTTCATAACCCGCTTGCAGCCGTACTTATTCTCGGTTTTCTGGGAGGGGCATTTATTTCACTCGGATTTTTACTTGATATTCGCGTTATCGCGAATGCTCCCGCAGAATGGGGCTCTATCGCGAACTTTATCGGGGCCGCTGTTTTCCCGGTCGGACTGATTATGGTGCTGCTGGCCGGCGGGGAGCTGCTGACCGGTAATATGATGGCTGTGCCGCTGGCTTTTATAGCGAAGAAGATTTCGTTCTGGGATGTCATTAAGAACCTGGTGCTGATTACGCTCAGCAACCTTGCAGGTGCCTTGTTTGTTGCTTATTTCTTCGGTCATGTGGTCGGTCTGACGGCTGAAGGAGTTTATCTGGAGAAGCTGATTGATATGGCGGAGCATAAGATCGACGTCACCTTCGTACAGGCTTTTGTTTCGGGGATCGGCTGTAACTGGCTGGTAGCCCTTGCGGTATGGCTCTCTTACGGAGCGGATAATTTCAGCGGCAAAATCCTCGGCATCTGGTTCCCGACTATGGCGTTTGTAGCCATCGGCTTCCAGCACGTTGTAGCTAACATGTTCCTGATCCCTGCTGCTATATTTGAAGGACACTTTACCTGGCTTGATTACTTCAACAACTTCGTTCCGGTCTGGCTGGGCAATCTTACCGGGGGCGCAGTCTTTGTAGCAGCGGCTTATTATATGACTTATCTGCGCAAAGCGCCGGCAGCCGTTCAGCCGGTAGAAGGTGTAGCGGCGGCTTCCAGCGTAAAGAAGCACGCCTAG
- a CDS encoding FAD-dependent oxidoreductase gives MKVAVIGCTHAGTAAIVNTAQLYPDAEITVYERNDNISFLSCGIALYVGGVVKDPQGLFYSSPEKLAELGVTTKMRHEVINVNTAAKTLRARNLATGEEFNDTYDKLIMTTGSWPIIPKLEGMELDGILLSKNYNHSNTIIERAEQVKRITVVGAGYIGVELVEAFQMNGKQVTLIDGEERILSKYLDEEFTAPIQKSLEDHGIKLALGEKVSSFAGENGKVTKVITSKGEHETDLVILCIGFRPNTELLKGQVDMLPNGAIMVNDYMQTSLPDVFAAGDSCSIHYNPTGQHAYIPLATNAVRMGTLVARNLVSSTIPYMGTQGTSGIKIYEDNIAGTGLTEEAAKAEGMEVESVMITDNYRPEFMPTVEEVQLKVVYARGTRRILGAQIMSKMDLTQSINTVSVCIQNRMTVDQLAFIDFFFQPHYNKPWNFLNTAGLQALPKTVERKETVNV, from the coding sequence ATGAAAGTAGCAGTCATTGGATGTACCCATGCCGGAACCGCCGCAATTGTTAATACCGCACAGCTTTACCCGGACGCCGAGATTACGGTGTACGAGCGCAATGATAATATCTCTTTCCTGTCGTGCGGCATTGCCCTATATGTAGGCGGAGTAGTTAAGGACCCGCAAGGCCTGTTCTATTCGTCACCGGAAAAGCTGGCAGAGCTCGGTGTTACCACCAAGATGCGCCATGAAGTTATTAATGTAAATACTGCCGCCAAAACACTGCGCGCCCGTAACCTGGCAACCGGTGAGGAATTTAATGATACGTATGACAAGCTGATTATGACTACCGGCTCCTGGCCGATTATACCTAAGCTTGAGGGAATGGAGCTGGACGGCATCCTGCTCTCCAAGAACTATAACCACTCGAACACCATTATTGAGCGTGCCGAGCAGGTAAAAAGAATTACTGTAGTCGGCGCAGGCTACATCGGGGTCGAGCTGGTTGAAGCCTTCCAGATGAACGGCAAGCAGGTAACCCTGATTGACGGAGAGGAGCGCATCCTCAGCAAATACCTGGACGAGGAATTCACAGCTCCGATTCAAAAATCGCTCGAGGACCACGGCATCAAGCTGGCTCTCGGTGAAAAGGTAAGCTCCTTTGCCGGTGAGAATGGTAAGGTAACCAAGGTTATTACCAGCAAAGGCGAGCATGAAACCGATCTGGTCATTCTCTGCATCGGCTTCCGTCCGAACACAGAGCTGCTTAAGGGCCAGGTGGATATGCTGCCGAATGGTGCGATTATGGTCAATGATTACATGCAGACCAGCCTGCCGGATGTATTCGCTGCCGGAGACAGCTGCTCGATCCATTACAATCCGACCGGACAGCATGCGTATATTCCTCTTGCGACCAATGCGGTCCGCATGGGTACTCTGGTTGCCCGCAATCTGGTGTCGAGCACCATTCCTTATATGGGCACACAGGGAACTTCAGGCATCAAAATTTACGAGGACAATATTGCCGGTACCGGCCTGACCGAAGAAGCAGCCAAGGCAGAAGGCATGGAGGTAGAGAGCGTAATGATTACCGACAACTACCGTCCGGAATTTATGCCGACTGTTGAGGAAGTGCAGCTGAAGGTAGTGTATGCCCGCGGCACACGCCGGATTCTCGGAGCGCAGATTATGTCCAAAATGGACCTGACCCAGTCGATCAATACGGTGTCGGTCTGCATCCAGAACCGGATGACGGTAGACCAGCTGGCCTTTATCGATTTCTTCTTCCAGCCGCATTATAATAAGCCGTGGAATTTCCTGAACACTGCCGGTCTGCAGGCCCTTCCCAAGACAGTAGAACGCAAAGAGACAGTGAACGTTTAA